aaaaaaaaccaaaaactcaccattatctttattttccttcaaaaacCCATTTACAGcacatttgaatttaaaaatagtgTCATCATCAGGCACCTGATGCCCaactgtaaaaatttttaagtaaggAATAGTTTCTGGCAAATCCTATAAAGCAAAACcatgaaaaatgtatattatttcatttgtagagaaagaattaaagattAATTGGAGGAGCTAGAGATTATAATAAATTTAGTATGTCAGCAATTCTAATAAATCTAGTATGTCAGCAATTTCCAAAGCTGCTTCAACCAGGAAGTATCActtgatttttaataaaactaCAGAACAGATAGTCAATAGTGATACTAAACTGAAGGCAAATTCCATGTGAACAAATgcatgtataaataaaaattatataaatagttctagcaatattttacatttcaagGATCAGTGTCTTCATAAAGCAGCTATGTTTTAAGTAGAAGTATAGAAGAGAGTCAGCAGAACTTGGTTTGATTTGTGAGACCAAAGGAATTCTAGGCACTGTTGAGGACTGGTGTTCttggggagaaaggaaagtagataCAGAGGAGGTTGGTTAAAATCCTTAAAATCTGAGTTTAAAAAGCAAGTATCGGTATGAACCCATAATGTATTTTACACTACAGTGATATTCCCTAGCTTTGTCCACCACAAACAGCCTAGAAACATCAGTCTAGTAGCAATGAAAACCTCTAGCACTCAGATTACAACCTCTAAATACCATTATCACTAAAAGGAACCAAAGCTCCTTGGAAGAATGGCTGATCTCAAGGTGAGACAGGAAATGGACAAGATAACCCTGGAACTTGTTTCCATATAAATAGCcaaaaagtgatcaaggattaCTAGGGTTGTTGTCAAAAGGATTCACAAGACAATAAAGAATCTCCAATTGTCGGAAGATAAGACCTCAATTTGTGCCTCAACGAGAATAACAACTGTAATGAGTTCATAATGTACAAAAAAGAAACgttaaattaaatctaatttaacTGGAGGATATAGTGaaccaaatcattttttttctttgagacagagtctcacttcatcacccttggtacagtgccatagcatcatagctcacagcaacctcaaactctagggctcaagcgattctcttgcctcagcctcccaagtagctgggactacaggcacttgccacaatgcccgctattttttagaaacgaggtctcactcttgtttaggcaggtcctgaacccatgagctcaggtaatccacccagctagacctcccagagtgctaggattacaggcatgagccactgtgcctggcctcaaccaaatcattttgaaaaatgtaaagtaaaagaagagggactttacctaacaaatgcaatcagtgtaacctggcttattgtacccccaatgaacccccaacaataaaaaaaagagaaaagaaaagaaaagaatcatgcCTGCATAACTGGTCAGCCAAATAGTTAATAAGGGAAAATTTTGTAGAAATATAtctagctgttgccctgggtatagtgccatggtatcatagctcacagcaatctccaactcgggcttaagcaatcctcctgcctcagtttttctatttttagtagagacagggtctcgaacttgtgaactcaagcaatccactgaccttggcctcccagagtgctaggattacaggcatgagccactgcatccagtcttttttttctttttgagacagagccctactttgtcacccttggtagagtgctgtagcattgtagctcacagcaacctcaaactcctgggctcaagcaattctcttgcctcagcctcctgagtagctgggactacaggcgctcgccacaacacccgactatttttagagatgatgtcttgctctggctcagactggtctcgagcccatgagctcaggcaatccaccatgcccagccttttccagcttcttcaaaacataaaattcaaaggggaaaaaagggaaacagaGGGGAACCTATAGATACAACAGGACTTAACAGACCTAACAACCAATTGCAAAGTGACAATTTTATAGGACATTTAGGAGATAACTACAAATTTGAACACTGACCAGATTATTTGATATTAAAAGGCATTAAGGAATAAAAGTTACATATTTTGATTAtaccaacataaggaactagacttGCTGTGcagatatgtacatgtggtgcatgtctggtctatgaaaatcaggtcaacttaaggaggtggttagctatggaggctctactgttcAATTCACATCTTCGACCTCATTTTggttctttattgtttttttttttgagacagagtcttactatgtcacccttggtagagtgctatggcatcacaactcacagcaacctcaaacttttgggcttaagtgattctcttgcctcagcctcccgaatagctcggactacaggggcctgacacaacacccggctatttttttgttgtaggcgtcaatgtttggcagacctggcctgggtttgaacccgccagctctggtgtatgtggctggtgagccactgagccacaggcaccaaccaagCCTTCAACCTCATTTTGAAACAGCAATTAAAAGGAAACTATTTGGTTCCCTTTTAAACTTATTACCCATGAAAGAAGGCCAGCATTCACATTAGCACAGATCATAATTGCTGAATTTTTACTAAattactataaattattttagtatcAGAATAAAGAAAGTTCTTTTCAATTAAAGGTTCCATTTACCTGTGGTTTATAATAGCGTTGAGTGTATGTTAAATCAATTATCAGTCcaagttcttcattttgttcttGGATTTTGTTTAAAAGATCCAAAGGAGAAAAGCGTTCTTCTGGAGTAAGATTCTTTTCAAAACTCTGTCAGAGTAAGTGAAATAAGAGCAAGTGTGTACTTAAAATTCTAtattatatattcaatatatattatatattcaagCCCTGTGATGCTTACAATAAGATTCAAAGGAAAGTTTCTAGTCTACTGGAACATAGAAGGTATATTACAATCCTTTTTTCCAGAGTGATCGAGGGAAGAAAATAAACTCAtttccatatatttatttatgttttatgttgGTCTCCTAATCAGACTATAAACTCCCAGAAAGCAGGGATCACATTTATTTTGTCTACCACTATTTATTGTTTATCCAGCTCCAACTAAGTACCTATTTAGGTGcttataaatatttctcaaatagaTATATATTTGGATATATATATGTGGATTATATATATAAAGGATGGTTTTCATTGCTTCTTTTATGTACATGGCTTATTTCTGGACTTTGTACTCTGTTGTACTGATCTGCCTGGCTATTCACAGACTTCAGTTGTTAGAGCAGTTTTTTCATACACTTTAGTTCTTTCATACACTTTCAGGTTCACAATGAAAAACTGAGCCAAAAGGACAGGCAGTTCCTAcaagttctttctctctctcacctcaCACAGCCCTCCCCACCATAAACATTCCATTATCAGTGTGGTCCATTTGTTACATTTGATGAACCAACTTTGACACATAATCATCAACCAAAATTCATACTTTACATTAtgcatgtttctttctttgtgttgtaCATTCCATGTACATATGTTACCTATAttttatcacacacacaaaagaaatgagTTCAAATATTAACTCActcttttctgactctgtctcatcatctataaaattattaattgtaaTCATCTATGCTTTGAGGTTATTACAGATAAGCACTTAACCGGAGATATTAGTACTACTGCTACTTTGTCAGCACATGAATTTTGTAAGGATTAACTAATTTAATGTATATGTAAAACCCTTCTATGGGTTTTGATCAATATATAACAACAAATATCCACCCTTACAGTATCTCCTGTGCTTCAAGAACACACTTTTAACATGGCTTTAGTCTCTGGTAGGGTCAGACTGACCCCTCTCcttctattattctttttctgaattttcctgGATACTTATGTctatttttctatgaattttagaatcagcctaactcaaaatttcttttttttttcatattcaaattattgtttattatttaagcTCCACAACATACCAAGTTGatcttacagaaaataaaaatgaatatactcCAAACTGTGTAAAAGATCAAAATACATACTGGAACAGAAATATAACAAGAGTCTCCCCCAAAATAACATGACAATATTATTctatatccaaaatataaatgTTTCCTAATTTATATAGTGAAATTGTATTCATGAGTAATAACACGACCCACCACTTTTTCTTGCTATGTTGTCACACTAAACAGAAACATTTCTAGCTCTGGTTCTGGACACTCAGTAATTTCTACAGACATTTTGTGTTCATGGTTTCATTTGCCCTGCCCATAATGAGGGATGGTTCAATACCTGGATTCACTGAAGGACTGACTCCCAGGTAGCTTTGATCATCATCAGTTTCATTTGAAGGAGCAAAAAATGGCCGCAGTGGTTCCACAGCAGGAATGTTACTGAATGTGAAGATATGAGACCCATCGCCGACATGGTAGAAGGAGACGGTACCCACGTCCATATCCAGGAAAATCCCCACCCGGTGAAGCCAGGGATTCACCAACACAGTTGTCAAGGGCAAGGTGCAGGCAGTGAAAATCAGCGATTTTCTCACACCCACAGTCCAGAAGCCCCATTCTGTAGACAGTGGGATCTCCCCTTGCCTGGTAACTGATTCCTTGCAGATCCCCACATCCCATTCTTGGCTCCTCCCCACGTCCACTTCCCAGTAGTGACGGCCAGAAGTGAAACGAGGAGACCCCAGGACACACAAGGCACTGAATCTCTCGGCTTGCCAGCTCCTATTCTGGTTGAAGCACCCACAGTGAACCTTCCTTAGGTCATCAGAAATGATGAGACTATCGTTGGCTGTGTCTACATCAAAGGTCATATCCACTTGGAACTTCCTTATCCTGGGGTTCATCTGTAGGATAGCTCTCAGCTGGGGCTCCAATTCATTGACCTTGGACACCAGCTCCCCCAGCTGCAGATTGGGCTTGATGTCACCCTTTTGAGATACCACAGGGCAGATGGGGCACAGCAAACCCTCCCCATGGGGCTCCTTCTCCAGTGAGTCAATGCACTGCAGGCAGCAGAGGAATCCACATTTCAGGTACATGGGTTTTTTGAGATAAGTTAGGCAGGTAGAGCATTCACTTGTGTCTTTAAACTTCTCAGCCATGGCCACTGTCTCTCTTGCACTATGTTCTCTCCTGGCTTCTAGCTGCTCCCAGGGATAGCTGAGATCTGGGGTAACTCAAAATTTCTATTATGATGATGCTAAATGTATAAATTAAGAAAACTGGACAGATTTACAATGTTGAGCCTTCCACACAACACTGTAACAGTTTTGAAGAGTAAATTAATTACAACTCTCTGCAGTgagttcctttttttattattattattttttttttgagacagagtctcactttgtcacccttggtagagtgccatggcgtcctagctcacagcaacctcaaactcttgggctcaagtgatctcttgcctcaattttttcatttttagcagagatgggggctctcactcttgctcaggctggtcttgaactccggagctcaagcaatccactcacctcagcctcccagagtgctaccattacaggcatgagccaccttgcccggcctccAGTTAGTTTCTTGCAAAGACTTGGAGCTGATGGATCAATTATCATCTCCATCTAGCCACACGATAACCTTGAATAATTTATGCCATCACCTCCGTAGGTTAATTGTCTGGAGTAATTTCTCCCTCCTTTGAATTCCTAAGCATTTCTTACCACAGCATGTGTCACTTACCATATCCCACTTCATATTCTAAGGTGCTTCAGAGGTCACCATCAAGTATTGAGGCTGCTTTTCCTTGGATAACTTCCGTAAGAGACACAGGAAGCCAATGCCATTTTTCACCACCACACAAAGATAGTTCATCTCCCTAATTCTGCACGTACAGAGACTATATATACTAGGAGCAGTTAGACATCTTCGTCTGTACTGTGACACTTTAaatgccatgtgagttgtatttaacttatgctagttttgagcctgaGGCCTCATGAAACATATATAACTCATACGTCTCTTGACCTACCgtgacctaataaaacaccgtGGCCCtaaggaaaaacaatttttttctagtatgagAGGCAATGTGTTAAACAATTCCAACACTGAATAAAATAACTTAAGTATGCAAAGCTAAAAGAGGCCTTTAATGATGATGTCATACAAGAAAGATTTGTAGCTgtgtagaagaaaggaaattaaagagtTTTTTTGGTTTCTCTTCTCTTGCTGATGTACTTTTAGGCAAGGGGCAGAGCAAGGACCCTCTGAAAGCTCAGGAAGCCACTTTTAGAGGCCATGAAGTAGAGACTTGAGGAGTTAGGACAGTAACATAGAGGAGGAAGTGTATGGGAGAATATGTGGGTGGGgaagccattcattcattcaagaaaaatTTGTAAGTACTTTTTATGTCAAACGCTGTGCTTGGTGTTGGTGGATGTGGATGTGAATAGAAACCATGTCTTTATCTTTCTAACTAACTAGTTTTTAAGTCCAGAGGTACAGAAAAGCTGAAATAGGCAGGTGAAAAAGGAATCCTGACCCATGAAGTCACCAATTAAATAAATTACCAATATGTTCAAAGTGGGCTTTTTCTAATACTGATCAATGCTACACTGGGTAAGTTTAATGAAACATGAATCTAGAAGACAATATTTGCTCTTCactttttcttctcatcttttttGTCTGTCAAATGCTTATTCCTTTTTGCCTGTCACTGCTTATTCCATTCCTAgttcaaacaaaaacacaatcTTCAGAGTTTCCATGCTAAATTCCTGACCATGATGATCCAAGGCATTCCTTTTTTGGTGTGACAATGGAGGGAATGGGTCCCACTGGCATTTAGTGGGTGAGAGTCATGGATACTAGATAGCTTACCAATATCAAAATAGTCGTATAAATGTGTCCCATAACCTGAATGACTTTTGAATATCCCAGTCAACATTAATGTAGATAAATACTGTTAAAATTTATGTTAGTCTTAACAACCTAGCTCTAAttcatgaagtatttttttgTACAATTTTAACATACATTGAATTTTCCAGGATAgtaatcactttttcttttttagagacagggtctcattttgttaccctccgtagagtgccacggtgtcacagctcacaacaacctccagctcttgggtttagacgattcccttgcctcagcctcccaagtagctgggactataggcgtctaccacaatgcccagctattttttgttgcaatttggccaaggCTAGATTCAAatctgccatcctcggtatatggggtgggtgcGCTATtcactaagccataggcgctgccgGATAGTAATCACTTTATCAACCAGGTAAAGACTATATTTCACTTTGCTTGGAAATCTACTA
The sequence above is a segment of the Nycticebus coucang isolate mNycCou1 chromosome 4, mNycCou1.pri, whole genome shotgun sequence genome. Coding sequences within it:
- the LOC128583768 gene encoding ret finger protein-like 4A, whose protein sequence is MAEKFKDTSECSTCLTYLKKPMYLKCGFLCCLQCIDSLEKEPHGEGLLCPICPVVSQKGDIKPNLQLGELVSKVNELEPQLRAILQMNPRIRKFQVDMTFDVDTANDSLIISDDLRKVHCGCFNQNRSWQAERFSALCVLGSPRFTSGRHYWEVDVGRSQEWDVGICKESVTRQGEIPLSTEWGFWTVGVRKSLIFTACTLPLTTVLVNPWLHRVGIFLDMDVGTVSFYHVGDGSHIFTFSNIPAVEPLRPFFAPSNETDDDQSYLGVSPSVNPGIEPSLIMGRANETMNTKCL